The DNA segment CGCTTCTTCGAGCAGCCCCACGTCAAGGACGTGCTGGCCCACCTGCGCTGGGTGAACAACCCCCGGGACGAGCTCGCGTTCCGCCGGGTGGTGCGCGCGGTGCCGGGCGTGGGACCCACCACGGCGGAGCGCCTGTGGACCTCGCTGCGCGCCCTGCCCGAAGGCCTGTCCCTGGGGGAGCGGCTGGTCCACGAGGACGTGCGGCGCCACGTGGCGAAGAAGTCGCTCGCGGCCTTCGAGCGGCTCACGGGGCTGATGGGACGGCTGGGACGCCCGGAGGCCACGCGCGACCCGGGGGGACTCATCGAGGACGTGCTGTCGGGCGGGTACGCCGCCCGGCTCGCCCTGGAGGCCACGCCCGAGGACAGCCGGGAGGACGACCTGCGGCGGCTGGCGGAGCTGGCCCGGCGGTTCGAGGACCTGCCGCGCTTCCTGTCGGAGCTGGCGCTGGTGGCGGAGTTCGCCGCCAAGGAGGCCCTGCAGGGCGATGCCCCCGGGGACGTCCTGACGCTCAGCTCCGTCCATCAGGCCAAGGGGCTGGAGTGGCGGAGCGTCTTCGTCCTCTGGCTGGTGGACGGGCGCTTCCCGATGTCCCAGGCGACTCGCTCGGCCGAGGAGGAAGAGGAGGAGCGCCGCCTGTTCTACGTGGCCACCACCCGGGCCCGGGACCTCCTGGCGCTGGTGTACCCCCTGTCCGTGCTGCCCCGGGAGGGCGAGCGCATCGTCCTGCGTCCGTCCCGCTTCCTGGACGAGCTGCCGACGGGGGAGGGGGGGCCGTATGATCGCCTGGTCCTGCCCTCCACCGCGGCCGTCCGAGGGGTGCTCCCACCCCCCCTGGGGTGGAACGAGCCGGGTCCGGAGGGCTCCGAGGTGGAGGACTGAGGGCTTCGCCCAGAAACGCGCGCGCGAAGTCGCGACGTGATACAGAGTGGGACGGGGGCGCGCGTCTGGTGGCCCGCGCCCGTGAACTTCATGGCGGACAGACCTCGCATCGTCGGGATTGACCTGGGCACCACCAACACGCTGGTGGCGTCCGTGCGCAACCGCATCCCGAAGATCGTCCCCACGGATCGCGGCAACCTCATCCTCCCCACCGTCGTCGCCCTGTCGGCCAAGGGAGACCTCCTGGTGGGCGGGGTGGCCAAGGACCAGATGGTCACCAACCCCCGCAACACGCTGTGGGGGACCAAGCGCCTCATCGGCCGCAAGTACCACTCCAAGTCGGTGGAGGACCTGCGCGGCTCCTTCCCGTACGACATCGTCGAGGGCCCCAACGGGGACGCCGCGGTGATGATGGGCGGCAAGCTCTACACGCTGCCCCAGGTCTCCAGCTTCGTGCTGTCGCAGCTGAAGACCATCGCGGAGCAGTTCCTGGGCGGCCCCATCGACGCGGCCGTCATCTCCGTCCCGGCCTACTACAACGACAACCAGCGCCAGGCGGTGAAGGAGGCGGGCCGGCTCGCCGGCTTCGACGTCAAGCGCATCGTCAACGAGCCCACCGCGGCGGCGCTCGCGTACGGCTTCAACCGGGGCCTGGACCAGAAGGTCCTCGTCTACGACCTGGGCGGCGGCACCTTCGACGTCTCCGTGCTGCACCTGGCCGGCAACGTCTTCGAGGTCCTGGCGACCGGCGGCGACACCTTCCTGGGCGGCGCGGACTTCGACACGCGCATCATGGAGTACGTGCTGGAGCGCTTCCGGGAGGAGACCAAGGTCGACCTCACCGAGAACCCCATCGCCCTGCAGCGCATCAAGAACGCCGCCGAGGCGGCGAAGATCGACCTGACGCTCATCCCCAACGTCGTCATCGACCTGCCCTTCATCGACGAGCGCAAGGGCAAGCCGGTGGACCTGCGCATCCCCCTGACGCGCGAGTTCCTCAACAGCCTCACCGGCGACCTGGTGGACCGCACCTTCGAGATCTGCGACCGCGTGCTCGAGGAGAAGGGCATCGCCCGCTCGGACATCGACGAGATCATCCTCGTCGGCGGCCAGAGCCGCATGCCGCTCGTGCAGCAGAAGATCCAGGCGCACTTCGGCAAGCCGCCCAGGAAGGGCGTGCACCCCGACGAGTGCGTGGCCCTGGGCGCGGCGCTCCTGGGTGACTCGCTGGGCAGCATCGACGCGGTGACGCTGCTGGACGCGGTGTCCATGCCCATCGGCTACGCGCTGCCCAACGGCCGCGTGAAGCGCATCATCGAGAAGAACTCGCTCATCCCCATGGTGAAGAGCTTTCGCCTGCCTCCGCCGAAGGAGCCGGGCTCGGCCTACATCGAGCTGGACATCTTCCAGGGGGACAGCGACCTGATGGTGGACAACGAGTACCTGGGCACCGTCCGGGTGCCCGCCGCCGCGGCCGGCAGGAAGATCGACTTCCGCCTCACCGAGGAGTGTCTGCTCCAGGTGACGGTGGAGGAGGCCAGCGGCACCCCGCGCCGGGTGGACCTGGCCACGCGCGACACCCCAGAGCAGCTCAAGCGGGCGCTCTCGGATGTCCTGCGCAACAACGTCGACCATCAGCCCGTGGTGAGCGGCTCCAACGCCGCCAGCGATGACGAGCGGGGCCTGCTCTCCAGCATCAAGAGAGTCTTCCGAAGAGGATAGGTAGCAGCTCATGGCGAAGTTCCCGTCGAAGGAGTGGCTGGACGAAGCAGTCCGGCTCACGAACGAGGACCCCGAGTGCGCCGTCGCCGGCAAGGGATGGAAGGGCGACTTCGGGGCCATCATCGAGGCCGAGCCCGGCAAGCTGGCGAAGTCCTTCGTGGTGCATGTCGTCCCGGGCGACTGCCGCATCGAGAAGGCCCGCGTGCTCGCGGACCCGGATGACCTGGACGAACTCGAGCCCGTCTACCTGGCCCGCGCCCCGTACACCGTCTGGAAGCAGCTGCTCCAGGGGACGCTGGACCCCGTGGAGGCGGTGCTCAAGCGCCGCATCTCCATGAAGGGCGACCTGCAGCCGCTCATCGAGCGCATGAAGTACAAGGGCATCGCGGACCGCGTCTTCGCGAAGCTCCAGACGCAGTACATCGACGAGCCGTAGGCCGGGGGGCAACGAGCCATGGGTATCCGTGACGACTTGAAGAAGCAGGCGCTGGAGGTCTCCGGCAAGGCGATGGAGAAGCTCATGGCCGACGAGAAGCGCGCCATGGCCATCGCCAACGCCATCGGCAAGGTCCAGCGGGGCAAGCAGGCCCTGGACCGCGGCCAGGAGGAGCTGCTCAAGGCGTTCCACTTCGCGCCGAAGAGCGAGTTCAAGGCCGTGGGCAAGCAGCTGTCCGGCCTCAAGCGTCGGCTGCGTGAGCTGGAGGAGAAGCTGGACGGGCTCTCGTAGAAATTGCGTTGACACCCGAGGGAGCAGATGGCATCTAGCTCCCCGTCGCGACGCGGTGGCAACACGCAACACGCAGCGCGGGCGTATAGCTCAGCGGTAGAGCACTGCCTTCACACGGCAGGGGTCGCAGGTTCAAACCCTGCTGCGCCCAACAAGAAGAGGCCGTGAATCCAAGGGGAAACCCAAGGGTTCACGGCCTCTTCGCTTTCCGACACATGACTCCAGCGGCGCCCGGCTCCGGCGCGCCCGGCATGAGGTCCGGACGCGCCCTGGCTTCGG comes from the Myxococcus fulvus genome and includes:
- a CDS encoding Hsp70 family protein, whose translation is MADRPRIVGIDLGTTNTLVASVRNRIPKIVPTDRGNLILPTVVALSAKGDLLVGGVAKDQMVTNPRNTLWGTKRLIGRKYHSKSVEDLRGSFPYDIVEGPNGDAAVMMGGKLYTLPQVSSFVLSQLKTIAEQFLGGPIDAAVISVPAYYNDNQRQAVKEAGRLAGFDVKRIVNEPTAAALAYGFNRGLDQKVLVYDLGGGTFDVSVLHLAGNVFEVLATGGDTFLGGADFDTRIMEYVLERFREETKVDLTENPIALQRIKNAAEAAKIDLTLIPNVVIDLPFIDERKGKPVDLRIPLTREFLNSLTGDLVDRTFEICDRVLEEKGIARSDIDEIILVGGQSRMPLVQQKIQAHFGKPPRKGVHPDECVALGAALLGDSLGSIDAVTLLDAVSMPIGYALPNGRVKRIIEKNSLIPMVKSFRLPPPKEPGSAYIELDIFQGDSDLMVDNEYLGTVRVPAAAAGRKIDFRLTEECLLQVTVEEASGTPRRVDLATRDTPEQLKRALSDVLRNNVDHQPVVSGSNAASDDERGLLSSIKRVFRRG
- a CDS encoding SCP2 sterol-binding domain-containing protein, encoding MAKFPSKEWLDEAVRLTNEDPECAVAGKGWKGDFGAIIEAEPGKLAKSFVVHVVPGDCRIEKARVLADPDDLDELEPVYLARAPYTVWKQLLQGTLDPVEAVLKRRISMKGDLQPLIERMKYKGIADRVFAKLQTQYIDEP